The Hevea brasiliensis isolate MT/VB/25A 57/8 chromosome 1, ASM3005281v1, whole genome shotgun sequence genome has a window encoding:
- the LOC131183158 gene encoding uncharacterized protein LOC131183158, with amino-acid sequence MPFKRYVEIRRVALVNYGKDYGKLNVFIDVIDQNRAMIGTPNMVRSQMNFKRYYKMVFAEGKENFKIASSSQSVEEVSKQKQNVQQRSRSIHDSESLQTDEVEAETHPLPPFDPSKIEIRTIDLDDLLNSWKSLPNHAQAQFEEKYRKIASLTPVNSCTEGHFIYLES; translated from the exons ATGCCTTTTAAGAGATACGTGGAGATCAGGAGGGTAGCTCTCGTTAACTATGGTAAAGACTACGGGAAGCTCAATGTCTTCATTGACGTTATCGATCAGAACCGAGCTATGATTGGGACCCCTAAtatggttaggagccaaatgaacttcaagag GTATTATAAAATGGTGTTTGCAGAGGGTAAGGAAAACTTTAAAATAGCATCTTCAAGTCAGTCAGTCGAAGAGGTTTCAAAACAAAAACAGAATGTTCAACAAAGATCCAGATCAATCCATGACTCAGAATCTTTACAGACTGATGAAGTAGAAGCAGAAACCCACCCATTGCCCCCATTTGATCCTAGTAAAATTGAGATTAGAACAATTGATCTTGATGATTTATTGAATAGTTGGAAATCATTACCTAATCATGCCCAGGCGCAGTTCGAGGAAAAGTATAGGAAGATTGCCTCTTTGACACCGGTCAACTCCTGCACTGAAGGCCATTTTATCTACTTGGAATCCTAG